The following are encoded together in the Panicum virgatum strain AP13 chromosome 6K, P.virgatum_v5, whole genome shotgun sequence genome:
- the LOC120712498 gene encoding uncharacterized protein At4g14342 yields MQASDRFNINSQLEHLQAKYVGTGHADLTRFEWAVNIQRDSYASYIGHYPMLAYFAIAENESIGRERYNFMQKMLLPCGLPPERDED; encoded by the exons ATGCAG GCTAGCGATAGGTTCAACATAAACTCTCAGCTTGAGCATCTTCAAGCTAAATATGTCGGTACAGGACACGCTGACTTGACCAGATT TGAATGGGCTGTGAACATCCAGAGGGACAGCTATGCCTCTTATATTGGGCACTATCCAATGTTGGCGTACTTTGCCATTGCTGAGAACGAATCGATTGGAAGAGAACGTTACAATTTCATGCAG AAAATGCTGCTTCCTTGTGGCCTCCCTCCCGAGAGAGATGAAGACTGA
- the LOC120712497 gene encoding tetraspanin-8-like has translation MAIRMSNNVIVALNVVTLLLSVPVLAGGVWLRSRADGTGCDHFLSTPTVALGAALAAVALAGLAGACCRATWLIWLYLLATLALVAALLCFTAFAFAVTARGADGGGGNSAWLRRHVEGTRSWARVRSCLANAGVCERLEKDGGKSKEAAAARLAGRGLSPVESGCCRPPASCNFTYAGGGEWTRPAGRGPAAPADPDCARWDNDDDKLCYGCRSCKAGVEGALRRDWKRAAVVNAVFLAFIVVVCGLSCCAFRNSRRDNFAYHSGRGGWQRAGDA, from the coding sequence ATGGCGATCCGGATGAGCAACAACGTGATCGTCGCGCTGAACGTGGTGACGCTGCTGCTCTCGGTCCCGGTCCTCGCCGGGGGCGTCTGGCTGCGGTCCCGCGCCGACGGCACCGGCTGCGACCACTTCCTCTCCACCCCGACCGTCGCGCTGGGCGCGGCGCTCGCGGCCGTCGCCctcgcggggctcgccggcgcctgCTGCCGCGCCACCTGGCTCATCTGGCTCTACCTCCTCGCCACGCTCGCGCTCGTCGCCGCGCTGCTCTGCTTCACCGCCTTCGCCTTCGCCGTCACCGCCAGGGGGGCCGACGGGGGCGGGGGCAACTCCGCCTGGCTGCGCCGCCACGTCGAGGGGACCAGGAGCTGGGCCCGGGTCCGGAGCTGCCTCGCCAATGCCGGGGTGTGCGAGCGCCTCGAGAAGGACGGCGGCAAgagcaaggaggcggcggcggcccggctcgCTGGCCGCGGCCTGTCGCCGGTCGAGTCCGGGTGCtgcaggccgccggcgagctgcaaCTTCACGTACGCGGGGGGCGGGGAGTGGACCAGGCCCGCCGGGAGGGGCCCCGCGGCGCCGGCCGACCCGGACTGCGCCAGGTGGgacaacgacgacgacaagCTCTGCTACGGGTGCCGGTCGTGCAAGGCCGGCGTGGAGGGCGCGCTCAGGCGGGACTggaagcgcgccgccgtcgtcaacGCCGTCTTCCTCGCCTTCATCGTCGTCGTCTGCGGCCTCAGCTGCTGCGCATTCCGGAACAGCCGCCGGGACAACTTCGCCTACcacagcggccgcggcggatgGCAACGCGCCGGAGACGCATAA